A DNA window from Romeriopsis navalis LEGE 11480 contains the following coding sequences:
- a CDS encoding heavy-metal-associated domain-containing protein produces MTLQFTVPDMACGACASTIEQAVKAIDPGAEFEADTTRKIVKISTMTPAAQMQQAIQKAGYNPQ; encoded by the coding sequence ATGACACTGCAATTTACTGTTCCCGATATGGCCTGTGGGGCCTGCGCTAGCACGATCGAGCAAGCGGTGAAGGCAATCGACCCTGGGGCAGAGTTTGAGGCCGATACCACCCGTAAAATTGTGAAGATTTCGACTATGACTCCCGCAGCGCAAATGCAGCAAGCCATCCAAAAAGCGGGCTACAACCCGCAATAG
- the thiD gene encoding bifunctional hydroxymethylpyrimidine kinase/phosphomethylpyrimidine kinase: MTIAGSDSGGGAGIQADLKTFAFHRVHGTTALTCITAQNTLGVTRVDALSPDAVTAQIQTVIDDIGIQAAKTGMLLNCEIIAAVADHLTRRPIQNLVVDPVMVSRAGAQLIDDDAVAMLRDRLIPQASIVTPNRYEAQLLSGLAIESLAHMQQAAKKIYALGPKAVLVKGGGMTGELRGVDVWFDGTRLETLRTQTIDTPNTHGTGCTLSAAIAANLALGYPPLTATANAKDYLTEALQYALNLGGGQGPVGHFFPLLTPLTDCH; encoded by the coding sequence ATGACCATAGCTGGTTCTGACAGCGGCGGCGGTGCCGGTATTCAAGCTGATCTCAAGACATTTGCTTTCCATCGTGTGCATGGTACGACTGCGTTGACCTGCATTACAGCGCAAAATACGCTGGGTGTAACGCGCGTTGATGCGTTGTCCCCCGACGCAGTGACGGCTCAAATCCAAACGGTGATTGATGATATTGGCATTCAGGCGGCCAAGACCGGGATGTTACTGAACTGCGAAATTATTGCGGCAGTAGCTGACCACCTTACTCGTCGCCCGATCCAAAATTTAGTGGTTGACCCAGTCATGGTTTCCCGGGCTGGCGCGCAACTGATTGATGATGATGCAGTAGCAATGCTGCGAGATCGACTTATCCCCCAAGCATCGATCGTTACCCCCAATCGCTATGAAGCCCAATTGCTCAGTGGTTTGGCGATTGAATCGTTAGCGCATATGCAGCAAGCGGCAAAAAAGATATACGCATTAGGCCCCAAGGCCGTCCTCGTCAAAGGGGGCGGCATGACGGGTGAATTGCGGGGTGTAGATGTTTGGTTTGACGGGACTCGCTTGGAGACCCTGCGAACTCAAACGATCGATACCCCCAATACCCATGGCACGGGCTGTACGTTGTCAGCGGCGATCGCGGCGAATCTGGCCTTGGGCTATCCACCGCTAACGGCGACTGCCAATGCCAAAGACTATTTAACTGAAGCGTTGCAATATGCGCTGAATTTAGGGGGTGGGCAAGGCCCCGTCGGTCACTTTTTCCCGTTGTTAACACCATTGACTGACTGCCACTGA
- a CDS encoding class I SAM-dependent methyltransferase, which yields MNLYSKLIFPRLMDITMSGESMSAHRRSLLADVSGDILEIGFGTGLNLPHYPDSVKHLTTVDINPGMSQIAAKRAAQSGRRITQHVLSGEQLPMPNQSFDCVVSTWTLCSIPDVEQAIREVHRVLKPQGKFFLIEHGLSDQPKVQTWQARINPMQKVFGDGCHLDRDMQQLVSQVFPAVELEQFPEPSLPQFIGYFYKGIATKAA from the coding sequence ATGAATCTTTACTCAAAACTGATTTTTCCACGGCTGATGGACATCACAATGTCCGGAGAAAGCATGTCGGCCCATCGGCGATCGTTACTCGCCGATGTTAGCGGCGACATTCTAGAAATTGGTTTTGGCACCGGCTTAAATCTGCCGCACTATCCCGACAGTGTGAAACATCTGACCACCGTTGATATCAACCCTGGAATGAGTCAAATCGCCGCCAAACGAGCGGCACAGTCCGGCCGGCGTATCACGCAGCACGTCCTGAGTGGTGAACAACTGCCCATGCCCAATCAAAGTTTTGATTGCGTTGTCAGTACTTGGACCTTATGCAGTATCCCCGACGTTGAACAAGCCATTCGCGAGGTGCATCGAGTACTGAAACCCCAGGGCAAGTTTTTTCTGATCGAACATGGCTTAAGTGACCAGCCCAAGGTGCAGACCTGGCAAGCCCGAATTAACCCCATGCAAAAAGTGTTTGGGGACGGCTGCCACCTCGATCGCGACATGCAGCAACTCGTCAGCCAAGTTTTTCCAGCGGTTGAGTTAGAACAATTCCCAGAACCCAGCCTGCCCCAGTTCATCGGCTACTTCTACAAAGGGATTGCCACGAAAGCGGCGTAA